A section of the Candidatus Neomarinimicrobiota bacterium genome encodes:
- a CDS encoding aminotransferase class I/II-fold pyridoxal phosphate-dependent enzyme, translated as MIQLPVSYGPSSHAIHAGEGNDDVARAHVAPIYQTSAFGFASAEEGRRQFAGEAKGYIYSRWHNPTIEVVERKVAALEAMDLRTRSGDGEPVSVAGMAFSSGMAAISSVLYALLRPGDVVITHGGLYGGTTELFQTLLPQMGVDVRWVPMQSAEQLDADIRGLAAAGASGGRPGLVYIETPTNPALDLRDIAMVAEVAHAHGLKLVADNTFATPILQQPLALGVDFVVHSTTKYLNGHGTIIGGMVVSPHGEFISGDLWHHRKLRGGNASPFDAWILNQGLKTLALRMERHCSNALAVARWLEARHEVSAVRYPGLESDPYHGLARKQMKGFGGMIAFELQGGLQAGAALMDAVRLCSLAVSLGTVDTLISHPASMTHSMVPAEERIKHGITDGLVRLSVGLEDVDDILDDLDRALKRSGA; from the coding sequence ATGATACAGCTGCCGGTCTCTTACGGTCCCAGTTCACACGCCATCCACGCAGGGGAGGGGAACGACGATGTGGCCCGCGCTCACGTGGCCCCCATTTACCAAACTTCTGCGTTCGGTTTTGCCTCGGCGGAGGAGGGACGGCGGCAGTTCGCCGGTGAGGCGAAAGGCTACATCTACAGCCGATGGCATAATCCCACCATTGAGGTTGTTGAACGGAAAGTGGCCGCCTTGGAAGCTATGGACCTGCGCACGCGGTCCGGGGACGGCGAGCCGGTGAGCGTAGCGGGCATGGCCTTCTCGTCCGGCATGGCGGCCATCAGCTCGGTGCTGTACGCCCTTTTGCGGCCCGGAGACGTGGTCATCACCCACGGTGGCCTGTACGGCGGTACCACCGAACTGTTCCAGACCCTGCTGCCGCAAATGGGCGTTGACGTGCGGTGGGTGCCCATGCAGTCGGCTGAACAGCTGGATGCGGACATCAGGGGGCTGGCAGCGGCGGGGGCATCAGGCGGGCGTCCGGGCCTGGTGTATATTGAGACCCCTACCAACCCGGCCCTGGATCTGCGCGATATTGCCATGGTGGCGGAGGTGGCCCATGCCCATGGCCTCAAACTGGTGGCCGACAATACGTTTGCCACGCCCATCCTCCAACAGCCCCTGGCGCTGGGCGTCGATTTTGTGGTCCACAGTACGACGAAATACTTGAATGGCCACGGCACCATTATCGGAGGTATGGTGGTCTCGCCCCACGGCGAGTTTATCAGCGGCGACCTGTGGCACCACCGCAAGCTCCGGGGAGGCAACGCCAGCCCCTTCGACGCTTGGATTCTCAATCAGGGGTTGAAGACCCTGGCCCTGCGCATGGAACGACACTGCTCCAATGCGTTGGCCGTGGCCCGGTGGCTGGAGGCCCGTCATGAGGTTTCCGCAGTGCGCTACCCCGGCCTGGAATCGGACCCGTATCACGGGCTGGCCCGGAAGCAGATGAAGGGCTTTGGCGGAATGATTGCGTTCGAGCTTCAGGGTGGCTTGCAGGCCGGGGCGGCGCTTATGGACGCGGTGCGGCTATGTAGTTTGGCGGTCAGTCTGGGCACCGTGGATACGCTGATCTCGCACCCCGCTTCCATGACCCATTCCATGGTGCCGGCCGAGGAACGGATCAAGCATGGTATCACCGATGGGCTTGTGCGGCTATCGGTGGGTCTGGAGGATGTGGACGATATTTTGGACGATCTGGACCGTGCGTTAAAAAGGTCGGGGGCTTAG
- a CDS encoding homogentisate 1,2-dioxygenase, with protein sequence MAYYIQRGEIPPKRHTQFRGADGALRYEELVSRQGFSGVYSNLYHLHMASRMTAVGEFQAVAREAAAETHRHRHLRTANVTSSGDAISSRRLLMFNADVAIYKAHVDQSMTTFYRNGHGDELLFVHTGRGTLHTNLGRLDYDEGDYLVIPRGIIWQLQVEQPTRFLVLESRGPVETPDRYRNKHGQLLETSPYCERDIRTPEFVPAIDEEGEFPVLVALTGGTQEYIYAQHPFDVVGWDGLNYPWAFNIGDFEPITGRIHQPPPVHQTFQAAGLVICSFVPRLFDYHPDAIPAPYYHSNVESDEIIFYSRGEFMSRKGIEEESITLHPAGLPHGPQPGMYEGSIGKRETSELAVMVDTFAPLELAPAALEVDDPDYPLSWLG encoded by the coding sequence ATGGCCTACTATATCCAGCGCGGCGAGATACCCCCAAAACGGCACACCCAGTTCCGTGGGGCTGACGGCGCCTTGCGCTACGAGGAGCTTGTCAGCCGCCAGGGGTTTTCCGGCGTCTACAGCAACCTCTACCACCTGCATATGGCCAGCCGCATGACCGCGGTGGGGGAATTCCAGGCCGTAGCGCGTGAGGCGGCGGCCGAGACCCACCGCCACCGTCATCTGCGCACCGCCAACGTGACCAGCTCCGGGGATGCGATTTCCAGCCGGAGGCTCCTCATGTTCAACGCCGACGTCGCCATCTACAAGGCCCATGTGGATCAGAGCATGACCACCTTTTACCGCAACGGCCACGGTGACGAGCTCCTGTTCGTCCATACCGGGCGCGGCACGCTGCACACCAATCTGGGGCGGCTCGACTACGACGAGGGGGACTACCTGGTGATTCCGCGGGGGATCATCTGGCAGCTGCAGGTGGAGCAGCCCACCCGATTTCTGGTGCTGGAGAGCCGCGGGCCGGTGGAGACACCCGACCGTTACCGCAACAAGCACGGGCAGCTGCTGGAGACCTCGCCCTACTGCGAGCGCGACATACGGACGCCGGAATTCGTTCCAGCCATCGATGAAGAGGGCGAGTTCCCGGTGCTGGTGGCGCTCACCGGAGGCACTCAGGAATACATCTATGCGCAGCACCCCTTTGATGTGGTGGGCTGGGACGGGCTCAACTATCCGTGGGCATTCAACATCGGCGATTTCGAGCCCATCACCGGTCGCATCCACCAGCCGCCGCCGGTGCACCAGACATTTCAGGCCGCCGGGCTGGTGATCTGCTCGTTCGTGCCGCGACTGTTCGACTACCATCCCGATGCGATCCCGGCTCCCTATTACCACAGCAACGTGGAGTCGGACGAGATTATCTTCTACAGCCGGGGGGAGTTCATGAGCCGCAAGGGGATCGAGGAGGAATCCATCACCCTGCATCCGGCGGGACTGCCCCACGGGCCACAGCCGGGGATGTACGAGGGCTCCATCGGCAAGCGGGAAACCAGCGAACTGGCAGTCATGGTTGACACGTTCGCACCCCTGGAGCTGGCCCCGGCAGCGCTGGAGGTGGATGACCCGGACTACCCGCTGTCTTGGCTGGGTTGA
- the sfsA gene encoding DNA/RNA nuclease SfsA — protein MPVPWDLLPATFVDRPNRFLTHIRVDDQVHPAHLPDPGRLAELLLPGVALRVQYHKKWETIRPARKTAYTVHLVRRPDDGGWVSVNTLLPNRFVAFLLEERRLPFLADWSLAGREVTEGHSRFDFQLRRGADSLFLEVKSVTFVEQGVAQFPDAVTARGARHARHLAQLAREGQATMILFVIQRDDAHSFRPMWQRDPKLGHALVEAHSAGVAIHAIKLAVSPESCTYLGDVSVDLSIPGGV, from the coding sequence ATGCCCGTGCCCTGGGATCTGCTGCCGGCCACTTTTGTGGACCGTCCCAACCGCTTCCTGACCCATATCAGGGTAGACGACCAGGTTCACCCGGCCCACCTGCCCGATCCGGGACGGTTGGCCGAGCTCCTGCTGCCCGGTGTGGCGCTCCGGGTGCAGTACCATAAGAAGTGGGAGACTATTCGCCCGGCACGCAAAACCGCCTATACCGTCCACCTGGTGCGGCGCCCCGATGATGGCGGTTGGGTCAGCGTCAACACCCTGCTGCCCAACAGGTTTGTGGCCTTCCTGCTTGAGGAGCGCCGCTTGCCCTTCCTGGCGGACTGGTCACTGGCTGGGCGGGAGGTGACCGAAGGACACAGCCGCTTCGACTTTCAACTGCGGCGGGGGGCCGACTCGCTGTTTCTGGAGGTCAAGTCTGTTACCTTTGTAGAGCAGGGCGTCGCCCAATTCCCGGATGCGGTGACCGCCCGAGGCGCCCGTCATGCCCGCCACCTGGCTCAACTGGCCCGTGAAGGCCAGGCAACCATGATCCTGTTTGTCATCCAGCGCGATGACGCCCACAGTTTCAGGCCCATGTGGCAGCGAGACCCAAAACTGGGCCACGCACTGGTGGAGGCCCACAGCGCCGGTGTTGCCATCCACGCCATCAAATTGGCCGTATCGCCGGAGTCTTGCACCTATCTGGGCGACGTATCGGTTGACCTCTCCATACCGGGTGGCGTCTAA
- a CDS encoding histidinol-phosphate transaminase, translating to MPLVPPYIQSLSPYQAGKPAEELARELGLERIVKLASNESPLGPSPKALEAGQQALRDGHRYPDPASHALRSALAKHFQVRMENIVTGAGSEGIMSAIMRTFLLDDDQLISAEGTFIGFRVLANASGRTTHWVPMNNYRYDLPRLADAINDYTKVVYLANPDNPTGTYFTVDEFDAFMLKVPERVLVILDEAYFEYARDRPDYPDSLHYRYDNVITLRTFSKAYGLAGLRVGYGFAHDELISNLMKVKLPFEPSRPAQAAAIGALGDGTHLERTLQTNRDGMAQLLPVLERHGLSPIASATNFFALRLPAEAVAARLTEALLHRGIIVRHLASFGWPMLIRVTIGLPEENEYFSTQLQEVMATING from the coding sequence ATGCCACTGGTGCCACCCTACATTCAGAGCCTGTCCCCGTACCAGGCCGGCAAACCGGCGGAGGAGCTGGCCCGGGAACTGGGGCTCGAGCGCATTGTGAAGTTGGCCTCCAACGAGAGCCCGCTGGGTCCCTCGCCCAAAGCGCTGGAGGCAGGCCAGCAGGCCCTGCGAGACGGCCACCGTTACCCCGACCCCGCCTCCCACGCGCTGCGTTCGGCCTTGGCAAAACACTTCCAGGTGCGGATGGAGAATATCGTCACCGGCGCCGGCAGCGAGGGGATCATGTCGGCCATCATGCGCACGTTTCTGCTGGACGACGATCAGTTGATCTCCGCCGAGGGCACTTTCATCGGCTTCCGTGTGCTGGCCAACGCCAGTGGCCGGACCACCCACTGGGTGCCCATGAATAACTATCGCTATGACCTGCCCCGGCTGGCTGACGCCATCAATGACTATACCAAGGTGGTCTACCTGGCCAATCCCGACAACCCCACGGGCACCTACTTTACGGTGGACGAGTTCGACGCCTTCATGCTGAAAGTGCCGGAGCGGGTGTTGGTGATCCTGGACGAGGCCTACTTCGAGTATGCCCGGGACCGGCCCGACTATCCTGATTCCCTGCATTACCGCTACGACAATGTGATCACGCTACGCACGTTCTCCAAGGCCTACGGGCTGGCGGGCCTGCGGGTTGGCTACGGCTTTGCCCACGACGAACTAATCAGCAACCTCATGAAGGTAAAACTGCCGTTCGAACCGTCACGCCCGGCGCAGGCTGCGGCCATCGGCGCACTGGGCGACGGCACCCATCTGGAGCGGACGCTGCAGACGAACCGGGACGGCATGGCCCAGCTGCTGCCGGTGCTGGAGCGTCATGGGCTATCGCCCATTGCCTCGGCGACGAATTTTTTCGCCCTTAGACTGCCCGCTGAGGCTGTGGCGGCCCGGCTGACGGAGGCCCTGCTGCACAGGGGGATCATCGTGCGGCACCTGGCCTCCTTCGGCTGGCCGATGCTGATACGGGTGACGATTGGTTTGCCCGAGGAAAATGAATACTTTAGCACCCAACTTCAGGAGGTCATGGCAACCATCAATGGCTGA
- the hppD gene encoding 4-hydroxyphenylpyruvate dioxygenase gives MAEPYKLTGVHHIQYLVGNVLQAAYYYQRAWGFKVVAYQGLETGERDRTSVVLGQNKIRLVLTAPLGPDGEINDFLNRHGDGISDVAFGTDNAEAAHASAVAGGAVSVAGPQRQSDAHGQVVTATIQAYDNVRHTFVQADGYAGAFLPGYGDYPGPDLSSGDVGLKVVDHVVHNMPDGRMEPLVEFYQDALGMHRFWTVDDKDIRTEFSALRSIVVANDNELVKMPVNEPAEGLKKSQIQEFIDFNIDAGVQHVAMLTGDIIATITRLRANGVDFLEVPESYYEELPDRVGVLEEDLETLRKLRIMVDRDDDGYLLQLFTMPVQGRPTFFFEVIQRKGSRSFGKGNFKALFKALEREQERRGNL, from the coding sequence ATGGCTGAGCCCTACAAACTCACCGGCGTGCACCACATCCAATACCTGGTGGGTAACGTTCTGCAGGCGGCGTATTACTACCAGCGTGCCTGGGGCTTCAAGGTGGTGGCCTATCAGGGGCTGGAGACCGGGGAGCGGGACCGGACCAGCGTGGTGCTGGGGCAGAACAAGATTCGCCTGGTGCTCACCGCGCCGCTGGGCCCGGACGGCGAGATCAACGATTTTCTGAACCGCCACGGTGATGGCATCAGCGACGTAGCCTTCGGCACCGACAACGCTGAAGCCGCCCACGCCTCGGCGGTGGCGGGCGGCGCCGTATCCGTCGCCGGACCCCAGAGACAGTCTGACGCGCACGGCCAGGTGGTCACCGCCACTATCCAGGCCTACGACAACGTGCGGCACACTTTCGTGCAGGCGGATGGTTATGCCGGTGCGTTCCTGCCGGGGTATGGCGACTATCCAGGACCGGATCTTTCCTCCGGCGACGTGGGACTGAAGGTAGTCGACCACGTGGTGCACAACATGCCGGACGGACGGATGGAGCCGCTGGTGGAGTTCTATCAGGACGCGTTGGGCATGCACCGCTTCTGGACCGTGGACGACAAGGACATACGCACCGAGTTCAGCGCGTTGCGCTCCATCGTGGTGGCCAATGATAATGAGTTGGTCAAGATGCCGGTGAACGAACCGGCGGAGGGGCTCAAGAAGAGCCAGATTCAGGAATTTATCGACTTCAACATTGACGCCGGCGTCCAGCATGTGGCCATGCTCACGGGTGATATCATCGCCACCATTACCCGGCTGAGGGCCAACGGCGTGGACTTTCTGGAGGTGCCCGAATCCTACTACGAAGAGCTGCCGGACCGGGTGGGCGTGCTAGAGGAAGACCTGGAGACTTTGCGGAAGCTGCGCATCATGGTGGACCGGGACGATGACGGCTACCTGCTGCAGCTGTTCACCATGCCGGTGCAAGGCAGGCCGACGTTTTTCTTTGAGGTCATTCAGCGCAAGGGCAGCCGCTCGTTCGGCAAGGGGAATTTCAAAGCGCTGTTTAAGGCCCTTGAGCGGGAGCAGGAAAGGCGGGGAAATCTATAG